The following coding sequences lie in one Sinorhizobium fredii USDA 257 genomic window:
- the nuoE gene encoding NADH-quinone oxidoreductase subunit NuoE codes for MSMREKIKQAAARYPDQRSAIMPALLIAQKEHGHLPGPVLEEVADILGVERIWVYELATFYTLFHTEPVGMFHLQLCDNVSCMLCGSEALLKHLETALGINKGETTPDRLFTLSTVECLGACEMAPVMQVGDDYHGNLDNGRIDALLAALRREAGQATGADLAAAVPPGE; via the coding sequence ATGAGCATGCGCGAAAAGATCAAGCAGGCGGCGGCGCGGTATCCCGACCAGCGCTCGGCGATCATGCCCGCACTGCTCATCGCGCAGAAGGAACATGGTCATCTGCCCGGCCCGGTGCTGGAAGAGGTCGCCGACATTCTCGGCGTCGAGCGGATTTGGGTCTACGAGCTGGCGACCTTCTACACACTGTTCCATACCGAGCCTGTCGGGATGTTCCACCTGCAGCTCTGCGACAACGTCTCCTGCATGCTGTGCGGATCCGAGGCTCTGCTGAAGCATCTGGAAACGGCGCTGGGGATCAATAAGGGTGAAACCACGCCGGACCGGCTGTTCACGCTTTCGACCGTCGAGTGCCTCGGTGCCTGCGAGATGGCTCCGGTGATGCAGGTCGGCGACGACTATCACGGCAACCTCGATAACGGGCGGATCGATGCGCTTCTCGCCGCGCTGCGGCGGGAGGCCGGGCAAGCGACCGGTGCCGATCTCGCTGCCGCAGTACCTCCGGGAGAATAG
- the nuoD gene encoding NADH dehydrogenase (quinone) subunit D, producing the protein MTEVTELMRPQGEALDTKEVLLNLGPQHPSTHGVLRLVLELDGEYVARVDPHIGYLHRGTEKLAESFTYTQIFPLTDRLDYVCPPSNNLAFALAVEKLLGIEAPIRAQYIRVMMAELARISGHLLITGALPMDLGAMTALLYAMREREMIMDLLEMITGARMHTSFCRVGGVREDLPDGFLPKIREFCEIFPNRIRDYERLIEDNRVFLSRTQGIGVISPEDGIDLGLSGPNLRASGVDWDIRRDEPYEIYDRLDFNVIVRKEGDCYARWQCRVEEMRESVRLIEQCLEQMPEGPFQIDMPTIAFPMDKDRVHCSMEALIQHFDLSAYGFKVPKGEVYSAIEAPKGELGFYIISDGSEKPFRMKVRAPSFVNLQALFGVTNARYLADMIAVLGSLDPVMAEVDK; encoded by the coding sequence ATGACCGAAGTCACTGAGCTCATGAGGCCGCAAGGCGAAGCGCTCGACACCAAGGAGGTGCTTCTCAATCTCGGCCCGCAGCACCCCAGCACGCATGGGGTGCTCAGGCTCGTCCTCGAGCTGGACGGCGAATATGTTGCCCGCGTCGACCCGCATATCGGCTATCTGCACCGCGGCACCGAAAAGCTGGCCGAGAGCTTCACCTATACCCAGATATTTCCGCTCACCGACCGGCTCGACTACGTCTGCCCGCCTTCGAACAATCTGGCCTTCGCACTGGCGGTGGAGAAGCTCCTGGGGATCGAGGCGCCGATCCGGGCGCAGTATATCCGCGTGATGATGGCCGAGCTGGCGCGGATCTCCGGCCATCTGCTGATCACCGGCGCACTGCCGATGGATCTCGGTGCCATGACCGCGCTGCTCTACGCCATGCGCGAGCGCGAAATGATCATGGACCTTCTGGAGATGATCACCGGCGCGCGGATGCACACCTCCTTCTGCCGGGTTGGCGGCGTTCGCGAGGATCTGCCCGACGGGTTCCTTCCGAAGATCAGGGAGTTCTGCGAGATCTTCCCGAACCGGATCCGCGACTACGAACGGCTGATCGAGGACAATCGGGTGTTCCTGAGCCGCACCCAGGGAATCGGCGTGATCTCCCCCGAGGACGGCATCGATCTGGGCCTCAGCGGCCCCAATCTTCGCGCTTCCGGCGTCGACTGGGACATTCGACGCGACGAGCCCTACGAGATCTACGATCGGCTCGACTTCAACGTCATTGTCCGCAAGGAGGGCGACTGCTACGCGCGCTGGCAGTGCCGGGTCGAGGAGATGCGCGAGAGCGTCCGGCTCATCGAGCAATGTCTCGAACAGATGCCCGAGGGGCCATTCCAGATCGACATGCCGACGATCGCCTTTCCGATGGACAAGGATCGGGTGCACTGTTCGATGGAGGCGCTGATCCAGCATTTCGACCTGTCCGCCTATGGCTTCAAGGTGCCGAAGGGCGAGGTCTACTCGGCGATCGAGGCGCCAAAGGGCGAGCTCGGCTTCTACATCATCAGCGACGGGTCGGAAAAGCCGTTCCGCATGAAGGTGCGGGCACCGTCCTTCGTCAATCTTCAGGCCCTCTTCGGGGTCACCAACGCCCGCTATCTGGCGGACATGATCGCCGTGCTCGGCAGCCTCGACCCGGTGATGGCGGAGGTGGACAAGTAG
- a CDS encoding NADH-quinone oxidoreductase subunit C — MSVETPLIPTMIAERFGGAIEELGFSHGVHAFASPPESIVELCRFLKDDPALRFDFLSDICGVDYYPEAPRYEAVYHLYSLPNKWRIRIKCRLGDPPRVPSVTGVWRTANWHEREAWDMYGISFEGHPDLRRIYMWEGFEGFPQRKDFPLRGYKDELNPFGAEGPPPTRPDLATKEIPSGGRSTPET, encoded by the coding sequence ATGAGCGTGGAGACGCCGCTTATCCCCACCATGATCGCGGAGCGTTTCGGAGGGGCAATCGAGGAGCTCGGCTTCTCGCATGGGGTTCATGCTTTCGCCTCTCCGCCCGAAAGCATCGTCGAGCTTTGCCGGTTCCTGAAGGACGATCCGGCCCTGCGATTCGATTTCCTATCGGACATTTGTGGTGTCGATTATTACCCCGAGGCGCCGCGCTACGAGGCGGTCTACCACCTCTATTCGCTGCCGAACAAATGGCGCATCCGGATCAAGTGCCGCCTCGGCGATCCGCCGCGGGTCCCCTCGGTGACGGGGGTCTGGCGGACCGCCAACTGGCATGAGCGCGAGGCCTGGGACATGTACGGGATCAGCTTCGAGGGACATCCCGACCTGCGCCGGATCTACATGTGGGAAGGGTTCGAGGGTTTCCCGCAGCGCAAGGATTTTCCGCTTCGGGGCTACAAGGACGAGTTGAACCCGTTTGGCGCCGAAGGGCCGCCACCGACCCGGCCGGACCTTGCCACCAAGGAAATTCCATCGGGAGGCCGCTCGACACCGGAAACGTGA
- a CDS encoding NuoB/complex I 20 kDa subunit family protein — MGGVSNAFRDSVLFTTAESVINWSRQSALWPETFGIACCAIEMISAGCARYDLDRFGVVFRPSPRQSDVMIIAGTVTRKFAPVVRRLYDQMPEPRWVIAMGTCAISGGVYNTYAVVQGAETFVPVDVHVPGCPPRPEALMHGFLLLQEKIKKSKALAGTPLDRVAVP; from the coding sequence ATGGGAGGCGTAAGCAATGCGTTCCGCGACAGCGTGCTGTTCACCACGGCCGAGAGCGTTATCAACTGGAGTCGCCAGTCGGCCCTGTGGCCCGAGACCTTCGGAATTGCCTGCTGCGCCATCGAGATGATCTCGGCGGGGTGCGCCCGCTATGATCTCGACCGGTTCGGCGTGGTGTTCCGGCCGTCGCCCCGCCAGTCCGACGTGATGATCATCGCCGGCACCGTGACGCGGAAGTTCGCTCCCGTGGTGCGCCGGCTCTATGACCAGATGCCGGAGCCGCGCTGGGTCATCGCCATGGGCACCTGTGCCATCTCGGGCGGGGTCTACAACACCTATGCCGTGGTGCAGGGGGCGGAGACCTTCGTGCCGGTCGACGTCCATGTGCCCGGCTGTCCGCCGCGGCCCGAGGCGCTGATGCACGGCTTTCTGTTGCTGCAGGAGAAGATCAAAAAGTCCAAGGCGCTCGCCGGGACGCCACTGGACCGGGTCGCCGTGCCATGA
- a CDS encoding NADH-quinone oxidoreductase subunit A: MTAIEFLPVLVMIAGVVLVVGATLFVSSLLRPSNPYPEKNMPYECGMDPAGEAAGGRFRVQFYILAILLVVFDVETMFLFPWAVVLKEIGLVGFVEMFVFILLLLVGFAYAWLKGALEWEA; this comes from the coding sequence ATGACTGCGATCGAATTCCTGCCGGTTCTTGTCATGATCGCCGGAGTTGTTCTGGTGGTCGGGGCGACGCTGTTTGTCTCATCGCTGCTGCGCCCGTCCAATCCCTATCCCGAAAAGAACATGCCCTATGAGTGCGGCATGGATCCGGCCGGCGAGGCCGCCGGGGGCCGCTTCAGGGTGCAGTTCTATATTCTCGCGATCCTGCTGGTCGTCTTCGATGTCGAGACGATGTTCCTGTTTCCCTGGGCCGTCGTCCTGAAGGAGATCGGACTGGTCGGCTTTGTCGAGATGTTCGTCTTCATATTGCTGCTTCTCGTGGGTTTCGCCTACGCCTGGCTGAAGGGGGCGCTGGAATGGGAGGCGTAA
- a CDS encoding NADH-quinone oxidoreductase subunit N — MTGATLFQWALASLPEIIVITGACILLILGQLVRKGQEDLLVWASVAVVLIAALATFMLAGEVRPAYSGMFIADRFAVFFKFVFYLATVLTFLLSRKYADIEGIGSSEYYVMLLFALSGMMIMASATDLLSIYVGLELMVLCTYVLTGFLRHERRSNEAALKYVILGAVSTAIFLYGVSLVYGLTGTTQLDAMAAAVSGDPLDPGLLLAVVFIVAGLVFKVGAVPFHMWLPDVYEGAPTTITAFMSVGPKAAGFAVILRVFLNPLVAASDVWIIVAVIAVVTLALGSFVALVQDNFKRLLAYSSIAHAGFATFGVVAGGQDGVASVMLYLLIYAFMNLGIFSAVIMMRNGDFSGEVIEDYAGFAKSHPGLGLLMLLYLFSLAGIPPTAGFFAKFYVLVALVEQGFVFLAVIAVLLSAVAAYFYIRIVMVIYMREPERAFEPALTPLVRATLACTAAGTIGIGLFPGWFLRLAQQSAFGG, encoded by the coding sequence ATGACCGGCGCCACGCTTTTCCAGTGGGCCCTGGCAAGCCTCCCCGAGATCATCGTGATCACCGGGGCCTGCATCCTGCTGATCCTGGGGCAATTGGTGCGGAAGGGACAGGAAGATTTGCTTGTCTGGGCGTCCGTCGCAGTCGTGCTGATTGCCGCTCTGGCGACATTCATGCTGGCGGGCGAAGTGCGGCCGGCCTATTCGGGCATGTTCATTGCCGACCGTTTTGCCGTCTTCTTCAAGTTCGTCTTCTACCTGGCCACCGTCCTGACATTTCTCCTTTCGCGAAAATATGCCGATATCGAAGGGATCGGGAGCAGCGAATACTACGTCATGCTGCTTTTCGCGCTCTCCGGCATGATGATCATGGCCTCGGCGACCGATCTCCTGTCGATCTATGTAGGCCTCGAACTGATGGTGCTCTGCACCTATGTGCTGACCGGATTTCTCCGGCATGAGCGGCGGTCGAACGAAGCGGCGCTGAAATACGTGATCCTCGGTGCGGTCTCCACCGCGATCTTTCTATACGGCGTATCGCTGGTCTACGGGCTCACCGGCACGACGCAACTGGACGCGATGGCCGCCGCGGTGAGCGGCGATCCGCTCGATCCGGGATTGCTGCTGGCGGTGGTCTTCATCGTCGCGGGGCTGGTCTTCAAGGTCGGCGCGGTGCCGTTCCACATGTGGCTTCCGGACGTCTACGAAGGCGCGCCGACGACGATCACCGCCTTCATGTCGGTCGGGCCGAAGGCGGCAGGGTTCGCAGTGATCCTGAGGGTGTTTCTCAACCCGCTGGTCGCAGCCTCCGACGTGTGGATCATCGTCGCGGTCATTGCGGTGGTGACGCTGGCGCTCGGCAGTTTCGTGGCGCTGGTGCAGGATAACTTCAAGCGCTTGCTTGCCTATTCCAGCATCGCCCATGCGGGGTTCGCCACTTTCGGTGTCGTCGCCGGCGGTCAGGACGGGGTCGCCAGCGTCATGCTCTACCTGCTGATCTACGCTTTCATGAATCTCGGCATTTTCAGCGCCGTCATCATGATGCGGAACGGCGATTTCTCGGGCGAGGTCATCGAAGACTATGCGGGTTTCGCCAAGTCGCATCCGGGGCTAGGGCTCTTGATGCTGCTCTATCTGTTTTCGCTGGCCGGAATTCCGCCGACGGCCGGGTTCTTCGCCAAGTTCTACGTGCTCGTCGCGCTCGTCGAGCAGGGTTTCGTTTTCCTGGCGGTGATCGCAGTACTGCTGAGCGCCGTCGCCGCCTACTTCTACATCCGCATCGTCATGGTGATCTACATGCGCGAGCCGGAGAGGGCGTTCGAGCCGGCATTGACGCCCTTGGTCCGCGCCACGCTCGCCTGCACGGCCGCCGGCACCATCGGCATCGGCCTATTTCCGGGGTGGTTTCTGAGGCTTGCCCAACAATCGGCGTTTGGCGGTTGA